In Bos mutus isolate GX-2022 chromosome 2, NWIPB_WYAK_1.1, whole genome shotgun sequence, one DNA window encodes the following:
- the GMEB1 gene encoding glucocorticoid modulatory element-binding protein 1, whose product MANAEVSVPVGDVVVVPTEGNEGENPEDTKTQVILQLQPVQQGIYEAGSENNTAVVAVETHTIHKIEEGIDASTIEANEDMEIAYPITCGESKAILLWKKFVCPGINVKCVKFNDQLISPKHFVHLAGKSTLKDWKRAIRLGGIMLRKMMDSGQIDFYQHDKVCSNTCRSTKFDLLISSARAPVPGQQTSVVQTPTSADGSITQIAISEESMEEAGLEWNSALTAAVTMATEEGVKKDSEEISEDTLMFWKGIADVGLMEEVVCNIQKEIEELLRGVQQRLVQAPFQVTDAAVLNNVAHTFGLMDTVKKVLDNRKNQVEQGEEQFLYTLTDLERQLEEQKKQAQDHRLKSQTVQNVVLMPVSTPKPPKRPRLQRPASTTVLSPSPPVHQPQFTVISPITITPVGQSFSMGNIPVATLSQGSSPVTVHTLPSGPQLFRYATVVSSAKSSSPDTVTIHPSSSLALLSSTAMQDGSTLGNMTTMVSPVELVAMESGLTSAIQAVESTSEDGQTIIEIDPAPDPEAEDTEGKAVILETELRTEEKVVAEMEEHQHQVHNVEIVVLED is encoded by the exons ATGGCTAATGCAGAAGTGAGTGTCCCAGTGGGAGATGTGGTTGTGGTACCCACTGAAGGAAATGAAGGGGAGAACCCTGAAGACACTAAAACCCAAGTGATCTTGCAGTTACAGCCTGTGCAACAAGG GATTTATGAAGCTGGATCTGAGAACAATACGGCAGTTGTGGCAGTAGAAACTCACACAATACACAAAATTGAAGAAGGGATTG ATGCAAGCACTATAGAAGCAAATGAGGATATGGAAATTGCTTACCCCATAACTTGTGGGGAGAGCAAAGCCATTCTCCTTTGGAAGAAGTTTGTATGTCCAGGAATAAATGTAAAGTGTGTCAAG TTCAATGATCAGTTGATCAGCCCCAAGCATTTTGTTCATCTGGCTGGCAAATCCACCTTGAAGGACTGGAAGAGAGCTATTCGTCTGGGTGGAATCATGCTCAG GAAAATGATGGACTCCGGACAGATTGATTTTTACCAACATGACAAGGTTTGCTCCAATACCTGCAGAAGCACCAAATTTGATCTTCTTATCAGCAGTGCAAGAGCTCCAGTGCCAGGACAGCAGACAAGTGTGGTGCAGACGCCCACATCGGCCGATG GTAGCATCACACAGATTGCCATCTCAGAAGAGAGCATGGAAGAGGCAGGGCTGGAATGGAACTCGGCTCTCACTGCTGCTGTCACCATGGCCACAGAGGAGGGTGTGAAGAAAGACTCAGAGGAAATTTCAG AGGACACTTTGATGTTCTGGAAAGGAATAGCTGATGTTGGACTGATGGAAGAGGTTGTCTGCAATATACAGAAGGAAATAGAGGAGCTACTTAGGGGAGTTCAGCAGCGGCTCGTCCAGGCTCCCTTCCAGGTCACAG atgCTGCTGTTCTTAACAATGTAGCACATACATTTGGCCTAATGGACACAGTTAAGAAGGTTTTGGACAACAGGAAGAACCAAGTAGAACAGGGAGAAGAGCAGTTTCTCTATACTCTCACAG ACTTGGAACGCCAGTTGGAAGAACAGAAGAAGCAAGCCCAGGATCACAGGCTGAAATCCCAGACAGTTCAAAATGTGGTACTGATGCCTGTGAGCACTCCTAAGCCTCCCAAAAGGCCCCGGCTCCAGCGGCCAGCCTCCACCACCGTCCtgagcccttctcctcctgtccaccAGCCTCAGTTCACGGTCATCTCACCCATCACCATCACACCAGTGGGTCAGTCATTTTCCATGGGCAATATTCCAGTGGCCACCCTCAGCCAGGGCTCCAGTCCTGTGACTGTCCACACACTGCCTTCTGGCCCTCAGCTCTTCCGTTATGCCACAGTGGTCTCCTCAGCCAAGAGCAGCTCACCAGACACAGTGACCATCCACCCTTCGTCTAGCTTGGCACTGCTGAGCTCCACCGCCATGCAGGATGGGAGTACCCTGGGCAACATGACCACCATGGTGAGCCCTGTGGAGCTGGTGGCCATGGAGTCTGGCCTAACCTCGGCCATCCAGGCAGTTGAAAGCACCTCAGAGGATGGGCAGACCATCATTGAGATTGACCCAGCCCCAGACCCAGAGGCCGAGGATACTGAGGGCAAAGCAGTCATTTTGGAGACCGAACTGAGGACTGAGGAGAAAGTCGTGGCTGAGATGGAAGAACACCAGCATCAAGTCCACAATGTGGAGATTGTGGTCTTAGAAGATTAA